The genome window TTTCCTCGTAGAGGAGGAGGAACGCGCGTTCGAAGAGGGAGATCAGCATGGAGAAGATGATGAGCATCTGCTCCTTTTGCTCGTCGCTGAGGGCTTCGGTTTCTTCGGACGAAAACAGACGCAGGTCCGGGTGTTCGAGGGCGGTCTTGAGGAACTCCTGGTAGTTGTCGGAGAGGAGCTGGTAGACCTCTTCTTCCTCGTTTTCGAAGTCGCGGCGCCGTTCGTAGAGGAAGACGAAGATGGCGAGGGGGAGACCGAAGACGGTGACGATGTAGCTGAGGAGTTCCCAGGTCTGGAGGTCCATGATGGTGTCATGGTAATCGTCGGCGATGGGAGAGCGCTACTCCGGGGCGTCGAACCGTGGCCTTGCCGGTACGACTGTGTTCGCTCAAACCCAACGTGCCACGGCAGCCGGGGTCAAGGGGGTCTCACCCCCTTGCCGCCGGAGGCACTTCAGTGAGGAACCGTGGGACACGACGGACGACCGCTTTGTGGTACCCGCGTTGAGGACTCTCGGCTCGCGTTGCAATCCCCGCGGGTTGGTGAGGGGCCATACGACACGGTGTCCGCGCTTGGACACGCATTCCTTCCGCTATCTCTCGACGGCCAGGCCTCCGGCGGGCAAGGGGGATTCTCCCCCTTGCATCCCCTGACCAGGGTGCCCCTGGACCCGGTTAAGGCTCAAGATTGACGGACGGCGGAAACCAAGACCATCATGATCCCCTCTAGGGCAACTCGTTCATCGAGGAGAAGGGTCATGACAAGATCGTGGCGGCGCTCGTACGGTCTGCTCGTTGCACTGTGCTTCCTTCCCGGTCTGGCCTCAGCCCAGACCTACTCGTCGTTCCGCGAAGCCATGGCGGCGGGGCAGACACAATTGCGCTCCCGCAACTTCGCCGGCAGCCAGGCCCCCCTCGAAGCGGCCCTCCAACTCGCCAAAACCGACGAACAACGCCTCCAGGCCTACGAGGCCCTCCAGCCCGCCTACCGCCAGCTTCCGGACATCGACAAGATGACCGAGGCCTACGAATTCATCGTCCGCCACACCGACACCACCGCCGGCCGCTCTCTCTCCGCCGCTGCGTACGCCTCCTTCGTCTATCAACGCGGCCAGGGCGACAAAACCATCGAGCGCTACGAAGCCCGCCTCAAACAGGATCGCGACGACCTCCCCGCGCTCAGCGCCCTCTCCGCCCTCTACTCACGGACGCGGCGCGACAAGAAAGAGCGGGAGAACGAAGTCGAAACCCGCCTCAAGCGACTCAACACCGAGATGGCGGTCAAAAAAGCCGAGACCCTCGAACAGCAGGCCGAGGAGAACAAGATGATCTCCGCCTGGCTCTGGAAGAATGCCGCGATCGCCTGGCTCGAAGCGGAAGACCCGCCGCGAGCCCGGAAGGCCGCCGAGAAATCCCTTCAGGCCCCGCCGGAAGCCCGAACAGAGATTCTGACCATGATGTGGCGGGAAGGACTCGGCGACGTCTTCCTTGCCGCCGGAGACAAGCCGGCGGCCACACGGGAATACGCCGAGGCCGTGAAGGTCGCCCCGTCCGACCCCCTCCGAAAGAACGTCGAAAAGAAACTCGGCGCGCTGGAGACGGCCGAGAAGAAGTGAACCCCCGACCAAACCTTACGGAAGGACGGTCCAGCCCGGCAGGCTGAAGACGAGTCCACAGCACGCGGTCCCCGGCATCGGCTGGGGGGCAAAGATCGGAACCGGCGGCCCGTAGACCGGGAGATCCAGCCAGGGAACGCCGACGGTTTCCTCGGTCTTCGGAAGGACCCAGATGTTCCGGTAGACCACCGGATTGCCGTGGTCCTGGAGCTTGATCGGGAGCGGGTTGGGGCCTTCGGGCTGACCGGCTCCCGTCTTGCTCGGAATCTCCCGGTTCTCGTGGATCGGCACCCCGTTGTGCCAGACCGAGATCCGCATATTGGCGATCTTCTTCCCCGCGTTGTCAAACCGGGGCATCGTCAGATCGATGTCGTATGTCTGCCACGCGAGGGGCGGCAGCGCCATGTTGAGATTCGGTCGCACCAGCCGGTACACCGCGCCGCATTCGTTCTCGATCCCCGGGAACCCGAACGAGTCGAGAACCTGGATCTCATAACGGTTCTGGAGGTAGAAGCCGCTGTTGCCGCGGTCCTGTCCCCGGCCGAGCGGCTTGTAGGGGAGCCGGAACTCGCCGTGGAGCCGGAAGCTGCCGAACGACCGCTTCGTTTCCGTCCCCGCCATCAGGAAGCCTTCGGGCGTGACCTTGGCCCCCTTCCATTCCTCCGTCCCGCGTCCATCGAACAGGACGATCGCCTGTGACGGAGCCGGAGCCCCGAGCGTCGGACTGCCGCGGCGCTGCTTGAGCAGGCGGCCGGACTCTTCGCCCAGCTTGTTGTAGAGCGTCGCCTGCTGGCCATCGATGACGGCGTCGTAGAGATCCCCCTTCAAGTGCAGGACGTCGTCTCGCCGCTCTCCCACAAGGGGAATCCGCTCCCGCCGCCATGAGGTCGTCCCCGGCAGTCCTCCGAAGAACTTGACCGCCTCGAACTGCCCGTCGCCAACGGCAATCACCTGCAGCCCCACCAGGACGCTGCTCCGGTCGCTCGGCAGGGGACGCTGATAACCGAGGTACTCCCCCTGAAGCGGGAAATCCGCGTCCGTCTGACGAGGGTCCGTGTAGACCGCGATCGGCGTCTTGTCGGCGGCCTGGAGAGACGGAGTGCCGCAAAGAGCGGCGACCGCGAGCGCGAGCAGGCGAATTCGCATGGGACGAGAGTCTTCTGGTGAGGCGCAACGTTGCGCCTCAAAGTCTCCCCGAGCCCCAGTCCGCGGGCAAGAAAAAGTCTCCCGGCGGACGAACGGTTTCGCCGCCCGACTGCCGTCGGCCGGCGCGACAGCCCCAACGCGAAAAACCCGAACCGGTCAGGCCTTGGCGGTCTCGACCGGCGGCCGGAACGCATCCTGGACCGGGATGACATACTGGCGGTCGAGGGCCTCCGTAAAATCGTAGACCGCAAAGAAGTCGGAAAGCTGGTCCCGATCGGTCTTCCGCATCTCGCCCCGCTCGATCAGCTCGAACACGATCCGCCCGAAGTCGTCGGTCGCCCGGACGCCCCAGTGGTGAAAGACGGTGATCGCCAGCAGGCCGAACTTCTTCAGCGCCAGCTCGCGGACCCCTTCCATCAACTCCTGGCCGGAGATGTGGGCATCGTCCTCGGTCCCGCCGCGGGAGACCCGCTTCAGCTTCTCCTGCGTGAACTGCAGGGCCTCAAAAATGAACCGATACGCGTCCCGGTTGTACTTCAGTCGAGTCTGCCTCGAAACGCTCATCGCTCACCTCACCGCCCGGAGTATGGCACCGGACCTTTCGAATATATGACGATCTGGGACTCCAGGAAAGCCCATCCTGAGTCCGGAAAAGGCAAACAGGGAGCTGGAAGGCCCGGGATTCCCGGAGCCTCGCTCCCTGTCCGATCACAAATTTCCATGTCGGGCGTCGCAGGACGCCTCCGCTCAGCCTTCGGCCAGCGGCTTCTTCTTCTCGGTGATGCTCGGGCTGTTCGGCGCCATTTCGGCGTTCAGCTGCTTGTAGTCCGCCCACTGCTCGGGGAGGTTGTCTTCGTGGAAGATCGCCGCGACGGGGCATTCCGGAACGCACGCTTCGCAGTCGATGCACTCTTCCGGATGGATGAAGAGGATCTGTTCCCCTTCGTAGAAGCACTCAACGGGGCAAACAACGACGCAATCGGTGTATTTGCATCCGAAGCACGGTTCCGCGACAACGTGAGTCATGGCAGCCCTCTCTCGTGGAGCTTCAACTGGAGTGACAGGGACGTGGGTATTCAGGTACGGACGTGATCAGAGCACGACTCGTGCCCGCGGCCGTTGCAGGACCAACCTGCCGGAACCGCTGGCGACCACCAGACGGTTCGTTGTCGCCCGCTTGCGGGGGCGTTCGACGTGGTTTTAGGTCGACCCCCTGGGGCTGTCAAGGACACAGTTTTTCGCCAAAAATCGTTTCCTTGACCTGAGATCGATCGTCAACTCGGAGCCGCTTCCCGCGCGGACCGCGCCTCTTCAGGCTCCCTCCGGCAACCCCTGTTGACCGGCAGGCGATTTCTCCCGTACGTTCCGGCTAAAGTCGCCGCAGGACGCGGCCGCGCTGCCCCCACGGACGGGAACCGATGCGCCTCCCGATCTCCATTCTGCAACGCTATCTGCTGGGCGAGATCCTGCGCGTCTTCGTGTTCGTGCTGATCGTCCTGACGGTCCTGGTGATCTTCGCCGGTGTCGTCCAGCAGGCGCTGGAACGGGGACTGAGCCTCCAGCACACGCTCAAGATCCTGCCATTCATCGTCCCCAGCATGATGCCGTTCACGATCCCGGCGGCGCTCCTGCTGACGGTGTGCGTCGTCTTCGGGCGGATCGCCGGCGACAACGAGATCATCGCCGCCAAGGCGGCGGGTATTAACGTCCTCTCGCTCCTCTGGCCGGCGTTCTTCCTCGGAGCCGCCGCCAGCGTCACCTGTCTCGTCCTGACCGATCAGGTGATTCCCTGGGCGGAGCGGAAGATCGAGACCACGATCGTCCAGGCTCTCGAGGAGATTTTCTTCGAACAGCTTCGGGTCAACCGGTCCTTCGTGGATCGGTCGAAAGGGATTCACATCATCGTCGGCGGGATCGAAGGGCAGACGCTCAAACAGGCGATGATCCAGCACGCCCAGCGTTCCGGCCGGGTCACGACGATCTACGCCGACGAAGCGACGATCAAGATCGACCTCGAGCGCCGCCTGCTCCTCGTATCGATCTCCGGAGGGTACGTCGACGTCCCGGGCGCGGGACGGCTGACGATGCACCGCCCCTGGACCGAAAAGATCCGACTTGATCCGACCACCAGCAAGCCGAAGGCGCGGCACCTTCCGATCCATGTCATCGACGAGGAACTGGCGATCTCGGACGCCGTCCGGGACGAGCTCCGCGAGCGGCAGGCGGTCGAATGCCTGTTGGAGATGGGCCGCGGCCGCGCCGAGCGGTGCGGCTCCGCGCTCGGCCAGCTCCCGACCAAGATCGCCGTCGCGGACGACTGGTATCACAAGCTGCGGACCGAGTACCACAGCCGCTACGCGCTGGCCTGCAGCTGTTTCTTTTTCGTGCTGCTGGGGAGTCCCTTCGCCATCCTGATGGCCAAGAACCAGGCTCTGACGAGCTTCCTCATGTGCTTCGGCCCGATTGCCGGCGGGTATTACCCGCTGATGCTTGGCCTGATGACGCAGTGCAAGTCCGGGAACCTCGACCCGAGCTGGTCGATGTGGCTCGGCAACGGAGCTCTGGCCGTTGTGGGTTGGCATGTCTTGCGGAAGGTGCTGCGGCACTGACCCGCGTCTGGCTGGACTGAAAGCGGGCCGGTGAGGCGGGGACTCAGGGACGTTTCCCGCTGGCTCTAACCACGTCCCTGCCGGCGCAGCGTTGTTCTCTCAAACCCAACGTGCCACGGCCACTGGGGTCAAGGGGGTCTCGCCCCCTTGCCGCCGGAGGCGCTTCCCTAAGGAACCGTGGTAAGCAACGGACATCCACTTTGTGACACCGGCGTTGACGATTCCCTCAATCGACACAGCTCGCTTCGCAATACCCGCGTCTTTGGCGAGAGGGTATCCGACACGTTGTCCGCGTTCGGACACGTGCTGCTACTGACGGTGTCCGACGGGCCAGGCCTCCGGCGGCAAGGGGCCAAGAAAATTACACAGGCCCCCTTGCATGCCTCACCAAGGGCGAGCCCCTGGACCACGGCTGCTTTAGAACGTCAGCATGACCCGCATGATCCCGGTGGCCCCCAGGTCACGATCCCCGATCTGACTCTCCCACTCCAGCCGCCGCGCGAAGACACAGCCAAGTTCGCACTGCCAGCCGAAGCCCGTCTTGTCTTTGTGCTCGATCCCGCCCACGAACTGAAGATCGCGATACGTCATGAGGTCGTCGGTTCCGCCACCCGCCGGACGCCGCACAGCCCACGTCCCACCGCCCAGCTCTCCCGCCACATACGCCCACCGCTCCCGGTCGCCGTCCGAGTAGTATCGATAGGCGACCCGCGGCCGCGGCAGGCTCAGCTCATAACGGAGCCAGTCGTTGGGGACGTAAATCACCCCCAGGATCGGAAACCACGGAAGGTCCTTCCGGCCCAGATAGCTGGCCCCGAACAGGAACTGCGTGTCCGGCTTCCACTGGTAGAGGCCGAACGCCCGCGCGGTGAGCCGGAATCCGTCGTTGGTATTCTCGAAGTCCGAGAACACCCCCGGCGCCACGGTCAGCTGCGACATCCAGATGCCGTCCTGAGACCGCCATCCGAGGGTCGTATCGACCGAACCGTCGTAGACCTGCTTCGGCACGCCGTCCGGTCCATCCTTGGGGCCGTTCAGGAAGTGCCATGCGAACCGCGGCGAGATCCACAGGTACGGAGCGTTGGGGAACTTGATGGTCCCCCGGTATTCGGCGTTGGTGAAGCCGATCCCGTCCTCGGTCCGGGGGACGATGTCGAATGTGAGACGGCTGCTGCTCCACTCCGCCGCGTGGGTTCGCGGCTGGGGGAGGCACTGTTCCGGCTGAAGTACGCTCTGGTCCCGCCAGTCGGGCGTGGCCATCCCTTCCGGCGGATACGCCAGTCCGTCGGGCCCGCGTCCCTCGAAGGGATCGTTTTCGAAGGGGTACTGCACCGGCTGTGTTTCGATGACGACCGGTTCGGAGCCGTCTTCGCTGCGGAGGACTTCCTCCCACGACGAGAGCGAGTCCTGAATCGGTTGCCCGCCTCTGGTCGCCGGCCCGCTCGTCATCCGAACGCCGTCCGGATGTGAATCCGGAAGCTTCGGGCGCGCGACCTCGGCCGCGGTCAGCGGGGACGCCAGTCCCGCCAACGCACAGAGCCAGGTGCTGACTCGCCGGCGAATCGTCACGCGGTGGAAACTCCCTTTTCCGGGCACGCGGGAACCTGGGCGGAACCTGTCCGCCGTTCTTCGTGGGGGCTGTATCGCCGGACAGTCCATTGGCGTCAATCGCCCCTCACCCCGCCGGCCATTTCACCGGCAGCTCCTGCCACCGGGGCATCCGCCTTGGCCGCGGTGGCCGTGGTAAAGATGGGAATGAGCGAGCGGGAGCCGCGTCGCCGAAGACGGCCTTCGAACATTGCTCGCGTCCCTCCCCGGTTGACGATGTCTCTTCGGCAAACGATCTTGTCCGCAGCGTTCGCCTCCCACCTTTCTTTGAGTCGACAGAAACGCAATGACTGTTCGCATCGGACTTCTCGGCATCGGTTTCATGGGGATGACGCACTTCGAAGGTGCCCGGAAGCTGGAGGGGGGGAAGATCGCGGCGATCTGCACGCGGAGCGAGAAGAAGCTGGCGGGGGACTGGTCGGATATCCAGGGGAATTTCGGTCCGCGCGGCAGCACCGAGGTCGACCTGAGCGGCATCAAGACGTATCGCGATCACAGCGAGATGTTCCGCGATCCGGACATCGACCTCGTCGATATCTGTCTCCCGACCGACCAGCACGAGTCGATGGTGCTGGATGCTCTGGCGGCGGGAAAGCACGTCCTTGTCGAGAAGCCGATCGCGATCGACCTCGACGCCGCAAAGCGGATGGTCGACGCCGCCCAGAAGGCGGGGAAGCTGCTGCTGGTCGGCCAGGTCCTGCCGTTCTTCCCGGAGTTCCGCTGGGTCCGGGAGACGGTCGAGAGCGGGCAGTACGGGAAGCTGCGGGCAGCCGCGTTCCGCCGCGTGATTGCGGAGCCGAACTGGTCGGCGGGAATGAACGATTTCCGAAAGCTCGGCGGCTGGGGGATCGACCTCCACATTCACGACAACCACTACATCGGTTTGCTCTGCGGCGTTCCGAAGCAGGTCTTCTCGCGCGGCCTGCTGATCGATGGTCTCGTGAACCACGTCTGCACGCAGTACCTCTACGATGACCGGGACCTGACCGTCAGCGCCATCAGTGGCGGGATTGCGGCGGCGGGGCTGAAGTTCGCCCACAGCTTTGAGATCTTCCTGGAGCGGGCGACGCTTCAGTACGACGCCGGGACTTACGGCGACTCGTGGACCGTGAACCGCCCGCTGACGCTCATCACGAGCGACGGCCAGGTCTCGACGCCGGCTCCCGGGGGCGGAACCGAGTGGTGCGCGGCCTTCACGGACGAGCTCCAGGCAGCGGTCAACAGCGTCCGGACGGGGACGCCTGCTCCCGTCCTGAGCGGGGAACTCGCTTACAACGCCCTGCGTCTGTGCCATGCTGAGGCGGAGAGCATCGCCACGGGGAAGCCGGCAGCGATTTGACGCGGGCGCTCGGAGCTATGCCTGTCCGACGGTGTCCGGGCTAGCGCCGCGTCCTTGCCGGCGCGGCTCTGTTAGCTCACTCCCAACGTGCGACGGCAGCCGGGGTCAAGGGGGTCTCACCCCCTTGCCGCCGGAGGCTCTTCCATGAGGAACCGTGGGACACAACGGACGTCCGCTTTGTGAGATCCGCGTTGAGGACTCCCTCAAACCACACCGCTTGCTTTGCAATCCCGGCGGGGTGGTGAGGGGGCATGCGACACGTTGTCCGCGCTTTGACACGCGCTCCTTCAGACATC of Planctomyces sp. SH-PL14 contains these proteins:
- a CDS encoding DUF1080 domain-containing protein, translated to MRIRLLALAVAALCGTPSLQAADKTPIAVYTDPRQTDADFPLQGEYLGYQRPLPSDRSSVLVGLQVIAVGDGQFEAVKFFGGLPGTTSWRRERIPLVGERRDDVLHLKGDLYDAVIDGQQATLYNKLGEESGRLLKQRRGSPTLGAPAPSQAIVLFDGRGTEEWKGAKVTPEGFLMAGTETKRSFGSFRLHGEFRLPYKPLGRGQDRGNSGFYLQNRYEIQVLDSFGFPGIENECGAVYRLVRPNLNMALPPLAWQTYDIDLTMPRFDNAGKKIANMRISVWHNGVPIHENREIPSKTGAGQPEGPNPLPIKLQDHGNPVVYRNIWVLPKTEETVGVPWLDLPVYGPPVPIFAPQPMPGTACCGLVFSLPGWTVLP
- a CDS encoding LptF/LptG family permease produces the protein MRLPISILQRYLLGEILRVFVFVLIVLTVLVIFAGVVQQALERGLSLQHTLKILPFIVPSMMPFTIPAALLLTVCVVFGRIAGDNEIIAAKAAGINVLSLLWPAFFLGAAASVTCLVLTDQVIPWAERKIETTIVQALEEIFFEQLRVNRSFVDRSKGIHIIVGGIEGQTLKQAMIQHAQRSGRVTTIYADEATIKIDLERRLLLVSISGGYVDVPGAGRLTMHRPWTEKIRLDPTTSKPKARHLPIHVIDEELAISDAVRDELRERQAVECLLEMGRGRAERCGSALGQLPTKIAVADDWYHKLRTEYHSRYALACSCFFFVLLGSPFAILMAKNQALTSFLMCFGPIAGGYYPLMLGLMTQCKSGNLDPSWSMWLGNGALAVVGWHVLRKVLRH
- a CDS encoding ferredoxin family protein, giving the protein MTHVVAEPCFGCKYTDCVVVCPVECFYEGEQILFIHPEECIDCEACVPECPVAAIFHEDNLPEQWADYKQLNAEMAPNSPSITEKKKPLAEG
- a CDS encoding Minf_1886 family protein; translation: MSVSRQTRLKYNRDAYRFIFEALQFTQEKLKRVSRGGTEDDAHISGQELMEGVRELALKKFGLLAITVFHHWGVRATDDFGRIVFELIERGEMRKTDRDQLSDFFAVYDFTEALDRQYVIPVQDAFRPPVETAKA
- a CDS encoding Gfo/Idh/MocA family protein encodes the protein MTVRIGLLGIGFMGMTHFEGARKLEGGKIAAICTRSEKKLAGDWSDIQGNFGPRGSTEVDLSGIKTYRDHSEMFRDPDIDLVDICLPTDQHESMVLDALAAGKHVLVEKPIAIDLDAAKRMVDAAQKAGKLLLVGQVLPFFPEFRWVRETVESGQYGKLRAAAFRRVIAEPNWSAGMNDFRKLGGWGIDLHIHDNHYIGLLCGVPKQVFSRGLLIDGLVNHVCTQYLYDDRDLTVSAISGGIAAAGLKFAHSFEIFLERATLQYDAGTYGDSWTVNRPLTLITSDGQVSTPAPGGGTEWCAAFTDELQAAVNSVRTGTPAPVLSGELAYNALRLCHAEAESIATGKPAAI
- a CDS encoding tetratricopeptide repeat protein; translated protein: MTRSWRRSYGLLVALCFLPGLASAQTYSSFREAMAAGQTQLRSRNFAGSQAPLEAALQLAKTDEQRLQAYEALQPAYRQLPDIDKMTEAYEFIVRHTDTTAGRSLSAAAYASFVYQRGQGDKTIERYEARLKQDRDDLPALSALSALYSRTRRDKKERENEVETRLKRLNTEMAVKKAETLEQQAEENKMISAWLWKNAAIAWLEAEDPPRARKAAEKSLQAPPEARTEILTMMWREGLGDVFLAAGDKPAATREYAEAVKVAPSDPLRKNVEKKLGALETAEKK